Proteins encoded together in one Nyctibius grandis isolate bNycGra1 chromosome 1, bNycGra1.pri, whole genome shotgun sequence window:
- the COLEC11 gene encoding collectin-11 isoform X1 has protein sequence MKRDLVFLVTLISLAFLSLLRSGYPQHIAEESCSVQILVPGLKGEAGEKGEKGAPGRPGRVGPPGEKGEMGDKGQKGSIGRHGKIGPIGSKGEKGDNGDIGPPGPNGDPGIPCECSQLRKAIGEMDIQVAQLTTELKFIKNALPSPAAVAGVRETDNKIYLLVKEEKRYKEAQLYCHGRGGTLSMPKDETANNLIASYINQAGLTRVFIGINDLEKEGNFVYSDRSPMQTFNKWRSGEPNNAYDEEDCVEMVASGGWNDVACHMTMYFVCEFDKENV, from the exons ATGAAGAGAGATCTGGTTTTCTTGGTGACTCTAATTAGCCTTGCCTTCCTGTCACTGCTAAGGTCTGGATATCCTCAACATATTGCAGAGGAGTCCTGCTCTGTTCAAATTCTTGTTCCAGGCCTCAAAG GggaggctggagaaaagggggagaaaggTGCTCCAGGTCGTCCAGGCAGAGTTGGGCCTCCAGGAGAAAAAG GAGAAATGGGGGACAAAGGACAGAAAGGCAGCATAGGACGGCATGGAAAAATTGGTCCTATTGGTTCCAAAG GTGAAAAAGGAGATAATGGTGACATAGGACCACCAGGTCCTAATGGTGACCCAG GCATCCCCTGTGAGTGCAGCCAGCTAAGGAAGGCTATTGGTGAGATGGATATCCAAGTGGCCCAGCTAACAACGgaattaaaattcataaaaaatG CACTGCCCTCCCCCGCAGCTGTTGCTGGTGTGCGTGAGACagataataaaatatatctgctggtgaaggaagagaaaaggtaCAAGGAAGCCCAGCTCTACTGCCACGGAAGAGGAGGGACGCTGAGCATGCCCAAGGATGAGACTGCCAACAATCTGATCGCCTCGTACATCAACCAAGCCGGTCTCACCAGAGTTTTCATTGGGATTAACGACCtagagaaagagggaaatttTGTCTATTCTGACCGATCGCCCATGCAGACCTTCAACAAATGGCGCAGTGGGGAGCCCAACAATGCTTATGACGAGGAGGACTGTGTGGAGATGGTGGCGTCTGGAGGGTGGAATGATGTTGCGTGTCATATGACcatgtattttgtgtgtgaatTTGACAAAGAAAATGTCTAA
- the COLEC11 gene encoding collectin-11 isoform X2 yields the protein MKRDLVFLVTLISLAFLSLLRSGYPQHIAEESCSVQILVPGLKGEAGEKGEKGAPGRPGRVGPPGEKGEMGDKGQKGSIGRHGKIGPIGSKGEKGDNGDIGPPGPNGDPGIPCECSQLRKAIGEMDIQVAQLTTELKFIKNAVAGVRETDNKIYLLVKEEKRYKEAQLYCHGRGGTLSMPKDETANNLIASYINQAGLTRVFIGINDLEKEGNFVYSDRSPMQTFNKWRSGEPNNAYDEEDCVEMVASGGWNDVACHMTMYFVCEFDKENV from the exons ATGAAGAGAGATCTGGTTTTCTTGGTGACTCTAATTAGCCTTGCCTTCCTGTCACTGCTAAGGTCTGGATATCCTCAACATATTGCAGAGGAGTCCTGCTCTGTTCAAATTCTTGTTCCAGGCCTCAAAG GggaggctggagaaaagggggagaaaggTGCTCCAGGTCGTCCAGGCAGAGTTGGGCCTCCAGGAGAAAAAG GAGAAATGGGGGACAAAGGACAGAAAGGCAGCATAGGACGGCATGGAAAAATTGGTCCTATTGGTTCCAAAG GTGAAAAAGGAGATAATGGTGACATAGGACCACCAGGTCCTAATGGTGACCCAG GCATCCCCTGTGAGTGCAGCCAGCTAAGGAAGGCTATTGGTGAGATGGATATCCAAGTGGCCCAGCTAACAACGgaattaaaattcataaaaaatG CTGTTGCTGGTGTGCGTGAGACagataataaaatatatctgctggtgaaggaagagaaaaggtaCAAGGAAGCCCAGCTCTACTGCCACGGAAGAGGAGGGACGCTGAGCATGCCCAAGGATGAGACTGCCAACAATCTGATCGCCTCGTACATCAACCAAGCCGGTCTCACCAGAGTTTTCATTGGGATTAACGACCtagagaaagagggaaatttTGTCTATTCTGACCGATCGCCCATGCAGACCTTCAACAAATGGCGCAGTGGGGAGCCCAACAATGCTTATGACGAGGAGGACTGTGTGGAGATGGTGGCGTCTGGAGGGTGGAATGATGTTGCGTGTCATATGACcatgtattttgtgtgtgaatTTGACAAAGAAAATGTCTAA